In a genomic window of Nomascus leucogenys isolate Asia chromosome 4, Asia_NLE_v1, whole genome shotgun sequence:
- the SELENOK gene encoding selenoprotein K isoform X2, with translation MVYISNGQVLDSRSQSPWRLSLITDFFWGIAEFVVLFFKTLLQQDVKKRRSYGNSSDSRYDDGRGPPGNPPRRMGRINHLRGPSPPPMAGG, from the exons GACAAGTGTTGGACAGCCGGAGTCAGTCTCCATGGAGATTATCTTTGATAACAGATTTCTTCTGGGGAATAGCTGAGTTTGTGGTTTTGTT TTTCAAAACTCTGCTTCAGCAAGATGTGAAAAAAAGGAGAAGCTATGGAAACTCATCTGATTCCAGATATGATGATGGAAGAGG gccACCGGGAAACCCTCCCCGAAGAATGGGTAGAATCAATCATCTGCGTGGCCCTAGTCCCCCTCCAATGGCTGGTGGATGA
- the SELENOK gene encoding selenoprotein K isoform X1, producing MVYISNGQVLDSRSQSPWRLSLITDFFWGIAEFVVLFFKTLLQQDVKKRRSYGNSSDSRYDDGRGPPGNPPRRMGRINHLRGPSPPPMAGGUGR from the exons GACAAGTGTTGGACAGCCGGAGTCAGTCTCCATGGAGATTATCTTTGATAACAGATTTCTTCTGGGGAATAGCTGAGTTTGTGGTTTTGTT TTTCAAAACTCTGCTTCAGCAAGATGTGAAAAAAAGGAGAAGCTATGGAAACTCATCTGATTCCAGATATGATGATGGAAGAGG gccACCGGGAAACCCTCCCCGAAGAATGGGTAGAATCAATCATCTGCGTGGCCCTAGTCCCCCTCCAATGGCTGGTGGATGAGGAAGGTAA
- the ACTR8 gene encoding actin-related protein 8 isoform X1, producing the protein MTQAEKGDTENGKEKGGEKEKEQRGVKRPIVPALVPESLQEQIQSNFIIVIHPGSTTLRIGRATDTLPASIPHVIARRHKQQGQPLYKDSWLLREGLNKPESNEQRQNGLKMVDQAIWSKKMSNGTRRIPVSPEQARSYNKQMRPAILDHCSGNKWTNTSHHPEYLVGEEALYVNPLDCYNIHWPIRRGQLNIHPGPGGSLTAVLADIEVIWSHAIQKYLEIPLKDLKYYRCILLIPDIYNKQHVKELVNMILMKMGFSGIVVHQESVCATYGSGLSSTCIVDVGDQKTSVCCVEDGVSHRNTRLCLAYGGSDVSRCFYWLMQRAGFPYRECQLTNKMDCLLLQHLKETFCHLDQDISGLQDHEFQIRHPDSPALLYQFRLGDEKLQAPMALFYPATFGIVGQKMTTLQHRSQGDPEDPHDEHYLLATQSKQEQSAKATADRKSASKPIGFEGDLRGQSSDLPERLHSQEVDLGSSQGDGLMAGNDSEEALTALMSRKTAISLFEGKALGLDKAILHSIDCCSSDDTKKKMYSSILVVGGGLMFHKAQEFLQHRILNKMPPSFRRIIENVDVITRPKDMDPRLIAWKGGAVLACLDTTQELWIYQREWQRFGVRMLRERAAFVW; encoded by the exons ATGACCCAGGCTGAGAAGGGTGACACGGAGAACGGGAAGGAGAAGGGCGGCgagaaggagaaggagcagcGCGGCGTGAAGCGGCCCATCGTGCCCGCGCTGGTGCCGGAGTCGCTGCAAGAG CAAATCCAGAGCAACTTCATCATTGTCATACATCCAGGTTCAACAACTTTAAGGATTGGTCGAGCCACAGACACTCTTCCTGCCAGCATTCCTCACGTCATTGCCCGAAGACACAAACAACAAGGGCAGCCCCTATATAAGGACAGTTGGCTCCTAAGGGAGGGACTAAAT aaaccAGAAAGTAATGAACAAAGACAAAATGGCCTTAAAATGGTGGATCAAGCAATATGGTCTAAAAAGATGTCCAATGGTACAAGACGCATTCCTGTGTCCCCTGAACAG GCACGCTCCTACAATAAGCAGATGCGACCTGCAATTTTAGATCACTGTTCGGGAAATAAGTGGACAAACACATCTCATCACCCTGAGTATTTAGTAGGAGAAGAG GCCTTGTATGTTAATCCACTGGACTGTTACAATATTCACTGGCCTATCAGAAGAGGTCAGTTAAATATTCACCCAGGCCCTGGGGGCTCTCTTACAGCTGTTCTGGCAGATATTGAAGTAATATGGTCTCATGCGATACAAAAATACTTGGAAATCCCACTGAAAGATTTAAAG tATTATAGATGTATCTTGTTAATTCCTGATATCTATAATAAGCAGCATGTGAAGGAACTAGTGAATATGATACTAATGAAGATGGGTTTTTCAG ggatCGTGGTCCATCAGGAGTCTGTGTGTGCCACCTATGGAAGTGGCTTAAGCAGCACGTGTATTGTAGACGTTGGGGACCAGAAGACAAGCGTATGCTGTGTGGAGGATGGGGTGTCTCATCGGAATACTCG GCTTTGTCTGGCATATGGAGGATCTGATGTGTCAAGATGTTTTTACTGGCTAATGCAGCGAGCTGGGTTCCCTTACAGAGAATGCCAGTTAACAAATAAAATGGATTGTCTTCTTCTGCAACACCTTAAAGAAACTTTTTGTCATTTAGATCAG GACATCTCTGGGCTTCAGGACCATGAGTTTCAGATTCGACAtcctgattctcctgccctgcttTACCAGTTTCGATTAGGAGATGAAAAACTGCAG GCTCCAATGGCTTTGTTTTACCCCGCAACTTTTGGAATTGTTGGACAGAAAATGACGACTTTGCAGCACAGATCTCAGGGCGATCCTGAGGATCCTCACGATGAACATTACCTGCTGGCCACACAGAGCAAACAAGAACAG tctgcaAAAGCTACTGCTGACCGAAAGTCTGCATCCAAACCTATTGGATTTGAAGGGGATCTTCGTGGTCAGTCCTCTGATCTTCCAGAAAGACTCCATTCCCAGGAGGTAGATTTGGGGTCCTCACAGGGAGATGGCCTGATGGCCGGCAACGATTCCGAGGAGGCCCTCACTGCACTGATGTCCAGGAAGACTGCCATCTCGCTCTTTGAAGGGAAAGCCCTGGGCCTGGATAAAGCCATCCTTCATAGCATAGACTGCTGTT CATCTGATGACACCAAAAAGAAGATGTATAGCTCCATCCTAGTGGTGGGAGGTGGTTTGATGTTTCATAAAGCTCAAGAATTTCTGCAGCACAGAATTCTCAACAAAATGCCACCATCCTTCAGGCGAATTATCGAAAATGTGGATGTGATCACAAGGCCTAAG GACATGGACCCCCGGCTGATTGCATGGAAAGGAGGGGCAGTGTTGGCTTGTTTGGATACAACACAGGAACTGTGGATTTATCAGCGAGAGTGGCAGCGCTTTGGCGTCCGCATGTTACGAGAGCGGGCTGCGTTTGTGTGGTGA
- the ACTR8 gene encoding actin-related protein 8 isoform X2, whose protein sequence is MVDQAIWSKKMSNGTRRIPVSPEQARSYNKQMRPAILDHCSGNKWTNTSHHPEYLVGEEALYVNPLDCYNIHWPIRRGQLNIHPGPGGSLTAVLADIEVIWSHAIQKYLEIPLKDLKYYRCILLIPDIYNKQHVKELVNMILMKMGFSGIVVHQESVCATYGSGLSSTCIVDVGDQKTSVCCVEDGVSHRNTRLCLAYGGSDVSRCFYWLMQRAGFPYRECQLTNKMDCLLLQHLKETFCHLDQDISGLQDHEFQIRHPDSPALLYQFRLGDEKLQAPMALFYPATFGIVGQKMTTLQHRSQGDPEDPHDEHYLLATQSKQEQSAKATADRKSASKPIGFEGDLRGQSSDLPERLHSQEVDLGSSQGDGLMAGNDSEEALTALMSRKTAISLFEGKALGLDKAILHSIDCCSSDDTKKKMYSSILVVGGGLMFHKAQEFLQHRILNKMPPSFRRIIENVDVITRPKDMDPRLIAWKGGAVLACLDTTQELWIYQREWQRFGVRMLRERAAFVW, encoded by the exons ATGGTGGATCAAGCAATATGGTCTAAAAAGATGTCCAATGGTACAAGACGCATTCCTGTGTCCCCTGAACAG GCACGCTCCTACAATAAGCAGATGCGACCTGCAATTTTAGATCACTGTTCGGGAAATAAGTGGACAAACACATCTCATCACCCTGAGTATTTAGTAGGAGAAGAG GCCTTGTATGTTAATCCACTGGACTGTTACAATATTCACTGGCCTATCAGAAGAGGTCAGTTAAATATTCACCCAGGCCCTGGGGGCTCTCTTACAGCTGTTCTGGCAGATATTGAAGTAATATGGTCTCATGCGATACAAAAATACTTGGAAATCCCACTGAAAGATTTAAAG tATTATAGATGTATCTTGTTAATTCCTGATATCTATAATAAGCAGCATGTGAAGGAACTAGTGAATATGATACTAATGAAGATGGGTTTTTCAG ggatCGTGGTCCATCAGGAGTCTGTGTGTGCCACCTATGGAAGTGGCTTAAGCAGCACGTGTATTGTAGACGTTGGGGACCAGAAGACAAGCGTATGCTGTGTGGAGGATGGGGTGTCTCATCGGAATACTCG GCTTTGTCTGGCATATGGAGGATCTGATGTGTCAAGATGTTTTTACTGGCTAATGCAGCGAGCTGGGTTCCCTTACAGAGAATGCCAGTTAACAAATAAAATGGATTGTCTTCTTCTGCAACACCTTAAAGAAACTTTTTGTCATTTAGATCAG GACATCTCTGGGCTTCAGGACCATGAGTTTCAGATTCGACAtcctgattctcctgccctgcttTACCAGTTTCGATTAGGAGATGAAAAACTGCAG GCTCCAATGGCTTTGTTTTACCCCGCAACTTTTGGAATTGTTGGACAGAAAATGACGACTTTGCAGCACAGATCTCAGGGCGATCCTGAGGATCCTCACGATGAACATTACCTGCTGGCCACACAGAGCAAACAAGAACAG tctgcaAAAGCTACTGCTGACCGAAAGTCTGCATCCAAACCTATTGGATTTGAAGGGGATCTTCGTGGTCAGTCCTCTGATCTTCCAGAAAGACTCCATTCCCAGGAGGTAGATTTGGGGTCCTCACAGGGAGATGGCCTGATGGCCGGCAACGATTCCGAGGAGGCCCTCACTGCACTGATGTCCAGGAAGACTGCCATCTCGCTCTTTGAAGGGAAAGCCCTGGGCCTGGATAAAGCCATCCTTCATAGCATAGACTGCTGTT CATCTGATGACACCAAAAAGAAGATGTATAGCTCCATCCTAGTGGTGGGAGGTGGTTTGATGTTTCATAAAGCTCAAGAATTTCTGCAGCACAGAATTCTCAACAAAATGCCACCATCCTTCAGGCGAATTATCGAAAATGTGGATGTGATCACAAGGCCTAAG GACATGGACCCCCGGCTGATTGCATGGAAAGGAGGGGCAGTGTTGGCTTGTTTGGATACAACACAGGAACTGTGGATTTATCAGCGAGAGTGGCAGCGCTTTGGCGTCCGCATGTTACGAGAGCGGGCTGCGTTTGTGTGGTGA